A stretch of Desulfurivibrio alkaliphilus AHT 2 DNA encodes these proteins:
- a CDS encoding TatD family hydrolase, whose protein sequence is MAATNQAAEGLAEGLAEGLIDTHCHLDFPDYQADLEQVVGRAAQAGVRQMISVGIDLATSRKAVELAGQWPGVYATVGVHPHHVKEIGADDYRALQELAGHPRVVAYGEIGLDYVKEYSPAALQREHFARQVEIARQLALPLIIHDREAHADTLAILRAAGELPAGGVMHCFSGDAALAQEVLALGFYISIPGVVTFKSAAGLAEAVRQVPLERLLLETDAPFLAPVPLRGKRNEPAYLTHIAAKVAELKGCEPAEVARQTTANARHLFALPEAGAC, encoded by the coding sequence ATGGCAGCAACCAACCAGGCGGCGGAGGGTTTGGCGGAGGGTTTGGCAGAGGGTTTGATTGACACCCACTGCCACCTTGATTTTCCCGATTACCAGGCCGACCTGGAACAGGTGGTCGGGCGGGCGGCGCAGGCCGGAGTCCGGCAGATGATCAGCGTCGGAATCGATCTGGCAACTTCCCGGAAGGCGGTGGAGCTGGCCGGGCAGTGGCCCGGGGTTTATGCCACCGTGGGGGTACATCCCCATCATGTGAAGGAAATCGGGGCCGATGATTATAGGGCCCTGCAGGAACTGGCCGGCCATCCCCGGGTGGTGGCCTATGGTGAGATCGGCCTGGACTACGTTAAAGAGTACTCGCCGGCTGCTCTGCAACGGGAGCATTTTGCCCGCCAGGTGGAAATCGCCCGGCAGCTTGCCCTGCCGCTGATCATCCATGACCGGGAGGCCCATGCCGATACGCTGGCCATTTTGCGGGCCGCCGGCGAATTGCCGGCCGGTGGGGTGATGCACTGCTTTTCCGGTGATGCCGCGCTGGCCCAAGAGGTGCTTGCTTTGGGGTTTTACATCTCCATCCCCGGGGTGGTTACCTTCAAGTCGGCGGCCGGCTTGGCCGAGGCGGTGCGGCAGGTCCCCCTTGAGCGCCTGCTGCTGGAAACCGACGCCCCTTTTCTGGCCCCGGTACCATTGCGTGGCAAGCGCAACGAACCGGCCTACCTGACCCACATCGCCGCCAAGGTGGCCGAACTCAAGGGTTGTGAGCCGGCGGAGGTGGCCCGGCAGACCACGGCCAATGCCCGCCACCTGTTTGCTTTGCCCGAGGCGGGAGCTTGTTGA
- the mqnC gene encoding cyclic dehypoxanthinyl futalosine synthase, giving the protein MAKQTADRLESAPVSEQLAEKILAGERIDAAEAQALLASADLLQLGLLADAVRRRLHPEKAVTYIIDRNINYTDICISACKFCAFFKAPEDPAGEILNREELGRKIEETKQLGGNQILLQGGLHPDQPLEFYEDMLSFIKSYGIHVHGFSPPEIHHFAALAGIGTREVLVRLQAAGLDSMPGGGAEILADRVRREIAPRKCNADQWIAVMEQAHELGMRTTATMMFGHIETMAERVEHLQRIRDLQDRTGGFTAFIPWPFQPDHTALVGIGKTTAFEYLKMLAVSRIFLDNVDNIQASWVTQGPKIAQVSLSFGANDFGSTMIEENVVAAAGVSFRLSEEEIRRLVVGAGFTPRRRRMDYTLC; this is encoded by the coding sequence ATGGCAAAACAAACGGCAGACAGACTAGAGAGCGCTCCGGTGAGCGAGCAGTTGGCGGAGAAAATTCTGGCCGGTGAGCGGATAGATGCGGCCGAGGCCCAGGCACTGCTGGCCTCGGCCGATCTGCTGCAGTTGGGGCTGCTGGCCGACGCGGTGCGCCGCCGGCTGCACCCGGAGAAGGCGGTTACTTACATCATCGATCGCAATATCAACTACACCGATATCTGTATCTCCGCTTGCAAGTTCTGCGCCTTTTTCAAGGCCCCCGAAGATCCCGCCGGCGAGATCCTGAACCGGGAAGAACTGGGCCGCAAAATTGAAGAGACCAAACAACTGGGCGGCAACCAGATCCTGCTCCAGGGAGGATTGCACCCGGATCAGCCTTTGGAGTTTTACGAGGATATGCTGAGCTTCATCAAGAGCTACGGCATCCATGTCCATGGTTTTTCTCCCCCCGAGATTCACCATTTTGCCGCCCTGGCCGGGATCGGCACCCGGGAGGTGCTGGTGCGGTTGCAGGCCGCCGGCCTGGACTCCATGCCCGGCGGCGGAGCTGAAATCCTGGCCGACCGGGTACGGCGCGAGATCGCTCCTCGCAAATGCAATGCCGATCAATGGATTGCCGTCATGGAGCAGGCCCACGAACTGGGAATGCGCACCACGGCGACCATGATGTTCGGTCATATTGAAACCATGGCCGAAAGAGTTGAGCATTTGCAGCGGATCCGTGATCTGCAGGATCGCACCGGCGGTTTTACCGCTTTCATTCCCTGGCCTTTCCAGCCGGACCACACCGCCCTGGTCGGGATTGGCAAGACCACCGCCTTCGAATACCTGAAAATGCTGGCGGTCAGCCGGATTTTTCTTGATAATGTCGACAATATTCAGGCCTCCTGGGTTACCCAGGGTCCGAAGATCGCCCAGGTTTCACTGTCGTTCGGGGCCAATGATTTCGGCAGCACCATGATCGAGGAAAACGTGGTGGCCGCCGCCGGGGTGAGTTTTCGCCTGTCGGAAGAGGAAATCCGCCGCCTGGTGGTGGGGGCGGGCTTTACCCCCCGCCGCCGGCGGATGGATTACACCCTTTGTTGA
- a CDS encoding SelT/SelW/SelH family (seleno)protein → MKVEITYCSKUNYLPRASGLEAEIKQNFPQATVELSAGSNGIYDIKVDGRQIFSKHQSGRFPDNQEIIALLK, encoded by the coding sequence ATGAAAGTCGAGATCACCTACTGCTCAAAGTGAAACTACCTGCCCCGCGCCTCCGGTCTGGAGGCCGAGATCAAGCAAAATTTCCCGCAGGCCACGGTGGAATTGAGCGCCGGCAGCAACGGCATCTACGACATCAAGGTCGACGGGCGGCAAATCTTCTCCAAACACCAAAGCGGCCGTTTCCCGGACAACCAGGAGATCATCGCACTGTTAAAATAA
- a CDS encoding isochorismatase family protein, with the protein MAPELYHLQPRNCALLVVDIQENLMKVIPARDEVARNAALLIKAARALEIPILATTQYAHRIGDFVPEVKAELAGVTILDKLEFGCFNNQAIREAVKTLGTSVDTLIVCGVETHICVYQTVLGALRHDYRVWVPADAVASRAAKNYETGLARLREIGAVVANSEMIIYDWLHKAGTPVFKELLPALK; encoded by the coding sequence ATGGCCCCGGAACTTTATCATCTGCAGCCCCGCAACTGTGCCCTGCTGGTGGTTGATATCCAGGAAAATCTGATGAAGGTAATCCCCGCCCGGGACGAAGTGGCCCGCAACGCCGCCCTGCTGATCAAGGCCGCTCGGGCGCTGGAGATTCCCATTCTGGCCACCACCCAGTACGCTCACCGGATAGGCGATTTCGTGCCCGAAGTAAAAGCCGAGCTGGCGGGGGTTACCATCCTCGACAAACTTGAGTTCGGCTGCTTCAACAACCAGGCCATCAGGGAGGCGGTCAAAACCCTGGGTACTTCCGTAGATACCCTGATTGTCTGCGGGGTGGAAACCCATATCTGCGTTTATCAGACGGTTCTGGGGGCCCTGCGCCACGATTATCGGGTCTGGGTGCCCGCCGACGCGGTTGCCTCCCGGGCGGCCAAAAATTATGAAACCGGCCTGGCGCGCCTGCGGGAGATAGGGGCGGTGGTGGCCAACAGTGAAATGATCATTTACGACTGGCTGCACAAGGCCGGTACCCCGGTCTTCAAGGAACTGCTGCCGGCCCTGAAATAA
- the ablB gene encoding putative beta-lysine N-acetyltransferase, with the protein MMNNLNVTADRPAVTTADQTMTLGRSLVQHGRASDRVYLMAVADQDMPDLLTTLDELARENRYGKIFAKVPARWRRQCVAAGYRVEAEVPGFYGGEENGLFLGKYLEKERRKTSEDADIQAVLELCRRAAEAPTQPGVAGENGSYQTRLCTRADTPAMAELFRRVFSSYPFPVHDPAFLRQTMNQQVVYAGAWQGEELAALASAEFSPQAAHAEMTDFATAPEHRRRQLAGRLLSKLEQEMSTRGIRVAYTIARAVSAGVNLTFAKAGYRHAGTLINNTQICGRIESMNIWYRRL; encoded by the coding sequence ATGATGAATAACCTCAACGTCACCGCCGACCGGCCGGCGGTGACGACAGCCGACCAAACCATGACCCTGGGTCGCTCCCTGGTGCAGCACGGCCGGGCCAGCGACCGGGTTTACCTGATGGCCGTGGCCGACCAGGATATGCCCGACCTGTTGACGACGTTGGATGAACTGGCAAGAGAAAACCGCTATGGCAAAATCTTTGCCAAAGTACCGGCCCGCTGGCGCCGACAATGCGTCGCCGCCGGCTACCGGGTGGAGGCTGAGGTGCCGGGTTTTTACGGGGGAGAGGAAAACGGTCTCTTTCTGGGAAAATATCTTGAAAAGGAGCGTCGCAAAACCAGCGAAGATGCCGATATCCAGGCGGTCCTGGAGCTTTGCCGCCGGGCCGCAGAAGCCCCGACCCAGCCCGGTGTTGCCGGAGAAAACGGGAGCTACCAAACCCGGCTGTGTACCCGGGCGGACACCCCCGCCATGGCCGAACTGTTCCGCCGGGTCTTCAGCTCCTACCCGTTCCCTGTCCATGATCCCGCCTTTCTGCGGCAAACCATGAACCAACAGGTGGTTTATGCCGGGGCCTGGCAGGGGGAAGAACTGGCCGCTCTGGCCTCGGCGGAATTCTCCCCGCAGGCGGCCCACGCCGAGATGACCGATTTTGCCACCGCCCCGGAACATCGCCGCCGCCAACTGGCCGGCCGCTTACTGAGCAAGCTGGAGCAGGAAATGAGCACCCGGGGCATCAGGGTGGCCTATACCATCGCCCGGGCCGTCTCTGCGGGGGTGAATCTCACCTTCGCCAAGGCCGGCTACCGCCATGCCGGCACCCTGATCAACAACACCCAGATCTGCGGGCGGATTGAAAGTATGAATATCTGGTACCGCAGGCTCTAA
- the mqnE gene encoding aminofutalosine synthase MqnE, translating into MPTMMEKLFAKADLADIAVKVASGERLSREDGLRLYRCPDLLLLGYLANIVRERKNADKAFFIYNQHLNYSNICTNLCKFCAFGKERESDQAYEMSIPQIREKIRARLAEPISEIHVVGGIHPDLPYSYYLEMLRAIKEERPGVHIQAFTGVEIAHLAELSGQSVKECLQELQAAGLDSIPGGGAEVFSPRIRQLTCEKKLSGEGWLEVARTAHGLGLRSNATMLYGHIETLEERVDHLLMLRQTQDETGGFLTFIPLAFHPRNTELSTTNPGLSRTSGVEDLRNIAVARLLLDNFDHIKAYWVMIGPKLAQVALSFGADDLDGTIKEELITKMAGGEAEQAMADSELIRLIKEAGRLPVERDTLYEKLTPRA; encoded by the coding sequence ATGCCGACTATGATGGAAAAACTGTTTGCCAAGGCCGACCTGGCCGACATTGCCGTCAAGGTGGCAAGCGGAGAGCGGCTGAGCCGGGAAGATGGTTTAAGGCTCTATCGCTGCCCCGATCTGCTGCTGCTGGGGTATCTGGCCAATATCGTGCGGGAGCGGAAAAACGCTGATAAGGCCTTTTTTATTTACAACCAGCACCTGAATTACTCCAATATCTGCACCAATCTTTGCAAGTTCTGCGCTTTCGGCAAGGAACGGGAGTCTGACCAGGCTTACGAGATGAGCATTCCCCAGATCCGGGAGAAAATCCGCGCCCGGCTGGCCGAACCCATCAGTGAGATCCATGTGGTGGGCGGCATTCATCCCGATCTGCCTTATTCCTACTACCTGGAAATGCTGCGGGCCATCAAGGAAGAGCGGCCGGGGGTTCATATCCAGGCCTTTACCGGGGTGGAGATCGCGCATCTGGCCGAACTTTCCGGCCAGAGCGTCAAAGAGTGCCTGCAGGAGCTGCAGGCCGCCGGGCTGGATTCCATCCCCGGCGGTGGGGCCGAGGTTTTCAGCCCCCGGATTCGCCAGCTTACCTGCGAGAAAAAACTCTCCGGCGAGGGCTGGCTGGAGGTGGCTCGCACTGCCCACGGGTTGGGGCTGCGCAGCAACGCCACCATGCTTTACGGGCACATTGAAACCCTGGAAGAGCGGGTGGATCACCTGCTGATGCTGCGGCAGACCCAGGATGAAACCGGTGGTTTTCTCACCTTCATCCCCCTGGCTTTTCACCCCCGCAACACCGAGCTGTCCACCACCAATCCGGGGTTGTCCCGTACCTCCGGGGTGGAGGATCTGCGTAACATCGCGGTGGCCCGGTTGTTGCTCGACAACTTTGATCATATCAAGGCCTACTGGGTGATGATTGGTCCCAAGCTGGCCCAGGTGGCTTTGTCCTTTGGGGCCGATGACCTGGACGGTACCATCAAGGAAGAGCTGATCACCAAAATGGCCGGCGGCGAGGCTGAGCAGGCCATGGCCGACAGCGAATTGATCCGGCTGATCAAGGAAGCCGGCCGGCTTCCGGTGGAGCGGGATACCTTGTATGAAAAGCTTACTCCCCGCGCCTAG
- a CDS encoding YgiQ family radical SAM protein — MRKNATPGSKLPLLPATASEMHQRGWETVDVVLVSGDAYIDHPSFGLALIGRWLEAHGYRVAILAQPRYDRPDDFLRFGRPRLFFGISAGNLDSIVANYTGNVKVRDRDDYSPDGNPYFGGQAQRRFRRRPDRATIIYAQQARRACGQVPIILGGLEASLRRFVHYDYQQRKLRASVLTDAKADLLVYGMGERAVLEVARRLEAGEHLHGIAGTCERLTPAQLVARGYDESMPARASAPDPERAGPAHFKVLPGYEQIMVDKSHFLAAEREIDRQARARQPAMLLQRQQAQWLLQHPPAAPLRPEELDRLYALPYARRPHPQAGRVPAFTMVRDSVTIVRGCCGNCAFCAITRHQGGRVVSRSRESIIAEVAQIAQAPDFRGTITDLGGPTANLYGCSCSRRKEGCSRRDCLYPDVCRELRIDEDTLLELLQAAAAVAGVRHLLVSSGLRMELLLKTPRLLRRLLEHHTPGTLKIAPEHTEPEVLRLMHKPDGSVLEKFVQTFNRLAAELARRSEKKPPTLNPYLISAHPGCTMAHMEEMVRKLQKLNLVPRQFQDFTPTPGTLATAIYVSGLDPASGRPVHVPKGDQERRRQRLVLEQVTKSSAKPGRAARPASRRKAPATKPKR; from the coding sequence GTGCGAAAAAATGCCACGCCCGGTTCAAAACTTCCTTTGTTGCCGGCCACGGCGTCGGAGATGCACCAGCGGGGCTGGGAGACGGTGGATGTGGTCCTGGTCTCCGGTGATGCCTATATCGACCACCCGTCCTTCGGCCTGGCCCTGATCGGTCGCTGGCTGGAGGCCCACGGTTACCGGGTGGCGATTTTGGCCCAGCCCCGCTACGACCGGCCCGATGATTTTCTCCGTTTTGGCCGGCCCCGCCTGTTTTTCGGTATTTCCGCCGGTAATCTCGATTCCATTGTGGCCAATTATACCGGCAACGTCAAGGTGCGGGATCGGGACGATTATTCCCCCGACGGCAACCCCTACTTCGGCGGGCAGGCCCAGCGGCGTTTTCGTCGCCGGCCGGACCGGGCCACCATTATCTATGCCCAGCAGGCCCGCCGGGCCTGCGGCCAGGTGCCCATTATCCTGGGCGGGCTCGAGGCCTCGTTGCGTCGCTTTGTGCATTACGACTACCAGCAACGCAAGCTGCGGGCCTCGGTGCTCACCGATGCCAAGGCCGACCTGCTGGTTTACGGCATGGGCGAAAGGGCCGTGCTGGAGGTGGCCCGGCGTCTGGAGGCTGGAGAGCATCTGCATGGTATCGCCGGAACCTGCGAGCGCTTGACTCCGGCGCAACTGGTAGCGCGCGGTTATGACGAGTCGATGCCCGCCCGGGCGTCTGCGCCTGATCCCGAAAGAGCTGGCCCGGCGCATTTTAAAGTGCTGCCCGGTTATGAGCAGATCATGGTCGACAAAAGTCATTTTCTGGCGGCGGAAAGGGAGATCGACCGGCAGGCCCGGGCCCGGCAGCCGGCCATGCTGCTCCAGCGGCAGCAAGCCCAGTGGCTGCTCCAGCATCCTCCGGCCGCACCCTTGCGCCCGGAGGAGTTGGATCGGCTTTATGCCTTGCCCTATGCCCGCCGGCCCCATCCCCAGGCCGGCCGGGTGCCGGCCTTTACCATGGTGCGCGACTCGGTCACCATCGTGCGGGGCTGCTGCGGCAACTGCGCCTTTTGCGCCATCACCCGCCACCAGGGCGGGAGGGTGGTCAGCCGCAGCCGGGAATCGATCATCGCAGAGGTGGCACAGATCGCTCAGGCCCCCGATTTCCGCGGCACCATCACCGACCTGGGCGGTCCCACCGCCAATCTTTACGGCTGCTCCTGCTCCCGCCGAAAGGAAGGTTGTTCCCGCCGCGACTGCCTTTACCCGGACGTTTGCCGGGAGTTGCGGATCGATGAAGACACCCTGCTGGAATTGCTGCAAGCCGCGGCTGCGGTGGCCGGGGTTCGCCACCTGCTGGTCTCCTCCGGGTTGCGGATGGAACTGCTGCTGAAAACTCCCCGGCTGCTGCGGCGCTTGCTGGAACACCATACCCCTGGTACTCTGAAAATCGCCCCTGAACATACCGAACCCGAAGTACTGCGCCTGATGCACAAGCCCGACGGCAGCGTGCTGGAGAAGTTTGTACAAACCTTCAACCGGCTGGCGGCCGAACTTGCCCGCCGGTCGGAGAAAAAGCCGCCAACCCTCAACCCTTACTTGATCTCCGCTCATCCCGGCTGCACCATGGCCCACATGGAAGAAATGGTCCGCAAACTGCAAAAATTGAACCTGGTTCCCCGCCAGTTTCAAGATTTCACCCCAACCCCGGGCACCCTGGCCACCGCCATTTATGTCAGCGGTCTGGACCCGGCAAGCGGCCGCCCGGTACATGTGCCAAAGGGTGATCAGGAGCGGCGGCGCCAGCGGCTGGTGCTGGAGCAGGTGACCAAATCGTCAGCGAAACCCGGCAGGGCCGCTCGGCCGGCTTCACGCCGCAAGGCGCCGGCCACAAAACCGAAAAGATAA
- a CDS encoding protein phosphatase CheZ produces MAERRAEINLEVSTGFFRISTDDLVYNITVLPGPAGESASAPGGGQVAAPVPSCPPPPPPEFVGPGDDYYKQISTDVYNEIGNLAKSLSSTLQDLPAEDRKIQRADLDEAGEKIEDAKNQLRDIVSMTEQATMEIMDHVEKVQHQTDDVRDLLAQLKDHKAFLQQQINAAENGGGGEEAAGVLAEKLDLLEEKLAKAEELLAGLGSAEGESAAAAAAEAAEEPAAPEPAESVSAGEPRRRFLFELDTVFQTIYELCTNEQVKGHISIAREKAAEIFDYDAFVEAISGRVAELEPDDDNFYTVPLSDVLKSLATACLEKKIQNLLVKMEANQGEIFLDSALPLEVPAIEEVGGGDGAAEPAPAADAAAAEAPPEAGSGKTIGAEVAPVREVLAEATAMIGDLRQGLHDLSVGNAAGGMSKEDQLDIFHKIENAFSVVSSIYEDVARITEALSFQDLSGQQILKIIKLLSDFQVQLLAIVVSFGSQLKIKERNADITPEESKRLAQDDVDRYLKTMTGEHETEGPLDQDTVNKMLEEFGF; encoded by the coding sequence ATGGCGGAGCGCAGAGCGGAAATAAACCTTGAGGTAAGCACCGGGTTTTTCAGAATTTCCACCGATGACCTGGTCTATAACATCACCGTGCTGCCGGGGCCGGCCGGTGAATCGGCCTCTGCCCCCGGCGGCGGGCAAGTCGCGGCACCGGTCCCCTCTTGTCCACCGCCTCCTCCTCCCGAATTTGTTGGCCCGGGCGATGATTATTACAAGCAGATCTCCACCGATGTTTACAACGAGATCGGTAATCTGGCCAAAAGCCTCAGTTCCACCCTGCAGGATCTGCCGGCGGAGGATCGCAAGATCCAACGGGCCGATCTGGACGAGGCCGGCGAAAAAATCGAAGACGCCAAAAACCAGCTGCGCGACATCGTCTCCATGACCGAGCAGGCCACCATGGAGATCATGGATCATGTGGAAAAGGTGCAGCACCAGACCGACGATGTGCGTGATCTGCTGGCCCAACTGAAGGATCACAAGGCATTTTTGCAACAGCAGATAAATGCCGCTGAAAATGGCGGCGGCGGGGAAGAGGCCGCCGGGGTACTGGCAGAAAAACTTGATCTGCTGGAAGAAAAGCTGGCCAAGGCGGAAGAGTTGCTGGCCGGGCTGGGCTCGGCGGAGGGTGAATCTGCGGCAGCCGCGGCGGCCGAGGCTGCTGAAGAGCCGGCTGCTCCCGAACCGGCTGAATCCGTATCGGCCGGCGAGCCTCGCCGGCGCTTTTTATTCGAGCTGGATACGGTTTTTCAAACCATTTATGAATTGTGCACCAACGAACAGGTGAAGGGGCATATCTCCATCGCCCGGGAAAAGGCGGCGGAGATTTTTGATTACGACGCCTTCGTGGAGGCCATCAGCGGTCGGGTTGCCGAATTGGAGCCCGATGACGACAATTTTTATACCGTTCCTCTTTCCGATGTGCTGAAATCCCTGGCCACTGCCTGCCTGGAAAAAAAGATCCAGAATCTTCTGGTCAAAATGGAGGCCAATCAGGGCGAAATTTTTCTCGACAGCGCCCTGCCTTTAGAGGTGCCGGCAATAGAGGAAGTCGGAGGAGGGGACGGCGCGGCTGAACCGGCCCCTGCCGCCGATGCCGCCGCCGCTGAAGCACCGCCGGAGGCGGGCAGCGGCAAAACCATCGGGGCGGAGGTGGCCCCGGTGCGGGAGGTGCTGGCGGAGGCCACGGCCATGATCGGTGATCTGCGGCAAGGGCTTCATGACTTGAGTGTCGGCAACGCCGCCGGCGGTATGAGCAAAGAAGACCAGTTGGATATTTTTCATAAAATCGAAAACGCCTTCAGCGTTGTCAGCAGTATCTACGAAGATGTGGCCAGGATCACCGAAGCCTTAAGTTTCCAGGATCTTTCCGGCCAGCAGATTCTGAAGATCATCAAGCTGCTTTCAGACTTCCAGGTGCAACTGCTGGCCATCGTGGTTTCGTTTGGCTCGCAGCTTAAAATCAAGGAGCGCAACGCCGACATCACCCCGGAAGAAAGCAAGCGCCTGGCCCAGGACGATGTCGATCGTTATCTTAAGACCATGACCGGCGAGCATGAAACGGAAGGTCCCCTGGATCAGGATACGGTCAACAAAATGCTTGAAGAGTTCGGTTTTTAG
- a CDS encoding YggS family pyridoxal phosphate-dependent enzyme: MTDIGANLAAVKARIAAAARRSGRDPASVRLVAVSKRVEAERIVTAVAAGQRLFGENYLQEAQAKISRVNELLAGPEAGPEASLDPTGKAEVSWHFIGHLQSNKAKAAATTDFTMVETIDRLKLARALDRHAAAAGRLLPVLVQVNVGGEAQKAGVMPEQAPELLRSLAELPALRVMGLMTMPPMAAHPEESRPHFARLRQLAEEFARQGLLGAHGSPLLSMGMSADFEVAVEEGANLVRVGTAIFGPRQ, translated from the coding sequence ATGACCGACATTGGCGCCAACCTGGCCGCAGTAAAAGCCCGGATCGCCGCCGCCGCCCGCCGGTCCGGGCGGGATCCGGCCTCGGTGCGCCTGGTGGCGGTGAGCAAACGGGTGGAGGCGGAACGGATAGTAACGGCGGTGGCCGCCGGTCAGCGGCTGTTCGGGGAAAATTACCTGCAGGAGGCCCAGGCGAAGATCAGCCGGGTCAACGAACTGCTGGCCGGCCCGGAAGCCGGCCCGGAAGCCAGCCTGGACCCTACGGGTAAGGCTGAGGTCAGCTGGCATTTTATTGGTCACCTGCAAAGCAACAAGGCCAAGGCGGCGGCCACCACCGATTTTACCATGGTGGAGACCATCGACCGCCTGAAGCTGGCCCGTGCCCTGGATCGTCATGCCGCGGCCGCCGGCCGGCTGCTGCCGGTGCTTGTGCAGGTCAATGTCGGCGGCGAGGCTCAGAAGGCCGGGGTGATGCCTGAACAGGCCCCGGAACTGCTGCGCTCCCTGGCCGAGCTGCCCGCCCTGCGGGTCATGGGGCTGATGACCATGCCGCCCATGGCGGCGCACCCGGAGGAGAGCCGGCCACACTTTGCCCGCCTGCGGCAACTGGCCGAGGAGTTTGCCCGCCAGGGGCTGCTGGGCGCCCATGGGTCGCCACTGCTCTCCATGGGCATGTCCGCCGATTTTGAAGTGGCGGTGGAAGAAGGAGCCAACCTGGTGCGGGTGGGAACGGCCATCTTCGGCCCCAGGCAATAA
- the ablA gene encoding lysine 2,3-aminomutase: MYAPPNSDHQQANAKNARAGMTSTPEQWEDWHWHLRHTIKSIDTVERLLNTTFSPEKRRELEETIARFPMAITPHYFSLIDRENYEEDPVFRQSVPSLSELKIGASEHSDPLAEDQDSPVTGITHRYPDRVLFHVSNLCAMYCRHCTRKRKVGDVDSVPGKKTLAAGLDYIRQTPAIRDVLLSGGDPFLLGDDLIDWLLTELRAIEHVEVIRIGTRTPVVLPQRITPRLVEILKKHHPLWVNTHFNHPREITSRSRRALAMLADAGIPLGNQSVLLAGVNDCPRVIKRLVHKLVANRVRPYYLYQCDLSEGLASFRTPVGKGIEIIESLIGHTSGFAVPTYVIDAPGGGGKIPVMPNYLISWSTNKVVLRNFEGVITTYKEPDSYQPIFCDRNCNDCHLDLPLENTEEQENTIGISGLLADYEEAITLVPENNERMERRDDDE; the protein is encoded by the coding sequence ATGTACGCACCACCCAATAGCGACCATCAGCAAGCAAACGCTAAAAATGCCCGCGCCGGGATGACTTCCACCCCGGAGCAATGGGAGGACTGGCACTGGCACCTGCGCCACACCATCAAAAGTATTGATACCGTGGAGCGGTTGCTCAACACCACCTTTTCGCCGGAAAAACGCCGCGAGCTGGAAGAGACCATCGCCCGCTTCCCCATGGCCATCACCCCCCACTACTTCTCCCTGATCGACCGGGAGAACTACGAGGAAGACCCGGTTTTTCGCCAGTCGGTCCCCAGCTTGAGCGAACTGAAGATCGGCGCCAGCGAACACAGCGACCCCCTGGCCGAGGACCAGGACAGCCCGGTAACGGGCATCACCCACCGCTACCCGGACCGGGTGCTGTTTCACGTTTCCAACCTGTGCGCCATGTACTGTCGGCACTGCACCCGGAAACGGAAGGTAGGCGACGTGGACTCGGTGCCGGGCAAGAAAACACTTGCCGCCGGCCTTGATTACATTCGGCAAACCCCGGCCATTCGTGACGTGCTGCTTTCCGGCGGCGACCCTTTCCTGCTGGGGGATGACTTGATCGACTGGCTGCTCACCGAACTGCGGGCCATTGAGCATGTGGAGGTAATCCGTATCGGCACCAGAACCCCGGTGGTGCTGCCCCAGCGGATCACCCCCAGGCTGGTGGAGATCCTCAAAAAACACCACCCGTTGTGGGTCAACACCCACTTCAATCATCCCCGGGAAATCACCTCCCGCTCCCGCCGGGCCCTGGCCATGCTGGCCGATGCCGGCATCCCGCTGGGCAACCAGTCGGTACTGCTGGCCGGGGTCAACGACTGCCCGCGGGTGATCAAGCGCCTGGTTCACAAACTGGTGGCCAACCGGGTGCGGCCCTATTACCTCTACCAGTGCGACCTTTCCGAGGGTCTGGCCAGTTTCCGGACCCCGGTGGGCAAAGGAATCGAGATCATCGAGAGCCTGATCGGTCACACCAGCGGCTTTGCCGTTCCCACCTACGTCATCGACGCTCCCGGCGGCGGCGGCAAGATTCCGGTGATGCCCAATTACCTGATCTCCTGGTCCACCAACAAGGTGGTCCTGCGCAACTTTGAAGGGGTAATCACCACCTACAAAGAACCCGATTCCTACCAGCCCATCTTCTGTGATCGCAACTGTAATGACTGCCACCTGGACCTGCCGCTGGAGAACACCGAAGAACAGGAAAACACCATCGGTATTTCCGGCCTGCTGGCCGACTATGAGGAAGCCATTACCCTGGTGCCGGAAAACAACGAACGGATGGAGCGCCGGGACGATGATGAATAA